From Aedes albopictus strain Foshan chromosome 1, AalbF5, whole genome shotgun sequence, one genomic window encodes:
- the LOC109402179 gene encoding muscarinic acetylcholine receptor M4-like, translated as MVFVYIRIYYAAKARARRGIRKKPLKPPSEQDTSFTRPANPMPSLPSASSMSAVAVAPASSVNGNGQYATANSNNNNNLSSGPSQQHQQQIATIEPPPRGLAGGAGPGGPAQMSIPTVTCDFASDMSTSEAADHDHAAAVLEMKDTLKVGKPGIGLTSLPLLRGNNGAAASGSSSGAVVSPGLARNRALSVGIETDMVSEFDPSSSDSGVISRCAVVKPLKFRLCQPIFGKRVGKGRNKNNNARGNCAGVGPAAMGGQAISISAKANDSACSELEPALPKPKPRDPEKEKRRIARKKEKRATLILGLIMGSFIACWLPFFFLYILVPVCKDCHIPDFAFSLAFWLGYMNSALNPAIYTIFNKDFRRAFRRILFK; from the exons ATGGTGTTCGTCTACATTAGGATCTACTACGCGGCGAAGGCCCGGGCACGACGGGGGATCCGGAAGAAGCCGCTCAAACCGCCCAGCGAGCAG GACACAAGCTTCACGCGTCCGGCGAACCCGATGCCATCGCTTCCCAGTGCCTCATCGATGTCGGCCGTTGCGGTGGCTCCGGCGTCTTCAGTGAACGGCAATGGCCAGTACGCCACCGCCAAtagtaacaacaataacaacctaAGTAGTGGCCCCAgccagcagcaccagcagcagatAGCGACGATAGAGCCTCCGCCGCGGGGGCTGGCAGGAGGGGCGGGTCCAGGTGGACCAGCGCAGATGTCGATCCCGACGGTGACGTGCGACTTTGCGTCGGATATGTCCACCAGCGAGGCGGCCGATCACGACCATGCGGCGGCCGTATTGGAGATGAAGGATACGCTCAAGGTGGGAAAACCGGGGATCGGGCTCACGTCACTGCCATTGCTGAGAGGGAACAACGGAGCGGCGGCCAGTGGAAGCAGTTCGGGGGCGGTGGTTAGTCCGGGTTTAGCTAGGAATAGAGCACTTTCGGTAGGGATCGAAACGGACATGGTTAGCGAATTTGATCCGTCGAGTTCCGATTCGGGGGTGATAAGTAGATGTGCGGTGGTGAAACCGCTGAAGTTTAGGCTGTGTCAACCAATTTTCGGCAAACGAGTAGGTAAGGGTCGCAATAAGAACAATAACGCGAGAGGGAATTGTGCAGGAGTGGGACCGGCAGCGATGGGAGGTCAGGCCATATCGATATCGGCCAAAGCGAACGATAGTGCGTGTAGCGAATTGGAACCTGCACTGCCAAAACCGAAACCACGGGACCCGGAGAAGGAGAAGCGACGGATAGCGCGGAAGAAAGAGAAGCGAGCGACGCTGATCCTAGGGTTGATCATGGGAAGTTTCATTGCCTGCTGGTTGCCATTTTTCTTCCTTTACATTTTGGTTCCGGTGTGTAAGGACTGCCACATACCGGATTTTGCTTTCTCGTTGGCCTTCTGGTTGGGTTACATGAATTCGGCTCTGAACCCAGCCATCTACACCATCTTCAACAAGGACTTCCGGAGGGCCTTCCGGAGGATCCTGTTCAAGTGA